One Novipirellula galeiformis genomic window, CCGATAGCATTTGAGGCGCATCCCGATAACGATGGCGGGGGTTAACTTCGAGCGATTTACGGATTACAGCGATTAAATCGCCATGGGCGCGTCGACGCAGCTGCGCAGCCCCCTCTAGTGGCCACTCAAAAGGATATTCGGGCCATTTACCGGAAAATATCCGATAAGCGAGCAAACCGATCGAAAAGACGTCCGAACGCATCGAAGGTTTGCCCATCGCTTGTTCCGGCGCCATGTAGCCGACCGTTCCGGTCCCCGAGCCGCTGATCGTAGCTTGGGCAGCCTTGGCGATCCCGAAATCACCCAACCGAATCACGTTGTCCTCGAACAACAAGATGTTTTCCGGTTTGATGTCGCAGTGAATCACCCCTTGCTCGTGCGCGTAGGCGACCCCTTCGAGCAACTGCGTGACGTAATCAAACGCGAGTTCGAAACCAATCCGCTTTTGGATTCGATCGGCCAGCGTCCGTTCACCCATCGGCGAGACGATGACGAAGTGGCCTTCGATAAAGGCGGCATCGCGAATCGGCAAAATATTGGGATGGTCCAATTGGATCGTCAATCGCGCTTCGCGGCGGAACTCTTCGAGCAATTGGGGCGAAACCAATTCAGGGGACGGAATCTTTAACGCCACCTTGATTCCCAACAGCGTGTCGAAGGCGGCGTAGACCGTCGCAAACCCACCCGTTCCAAGT contains:
- a CDS encoding serine/threonine-protein kinase, which codes for MHTKPKSPVRVGTRLGKYRIERRLGTGGFATVYAAFDTLLGIKVALKIPSPELVSPQLLEEFRREARLTIQLDHPNILPIRDAAFIEGHFVIVSPMGERTLADRIQKRIGFELAFDYVTQLLEGVAYAHEQGVIHCDIKPENILLFEDNVIRLGDFGIAKAAQATISGSGTGTVGYMAPEQAMGKPSMRSDVFSIGLLAYRIFSGKWPEYPFEWPLEGAAQLRRRAHGDLIAVIRKSLEVNPRHRYRDAPQMLSVFEQTRLKAIRFSRRNRVSG